Proteins from one Actinomycetota bacterium genomic window:
- a CDS encoding ester cyclase → MGLEENKAVVRRFVEEIPNKRNSVPADELLTAGFVLHFPNMPAVEGIEAFKEVPTAILFAFPDLVETIDDLVAEGDYVVERLTLRGTHLGEFMGVAPTGKPVSWTAIAIYRLEEGRIAECWVEPNLLGLALQTGVVSVPRGLLA, encoded by the coding sequence GGAGAACAAGGCGGTCGTCCGCCGCTTCGTCGAGGAGATTCCGAACAAGAGGAATTCGGTGCCAGCCGACGAGCTCCTCACCGCTGGATTCGTCTTGCATTTCCCGAACATGCCTGCGGTGGAAGGGATTGAGGCCTTCAAGGAAGTTCCAACCGCCATCCTTTTCGCCTTCCCGGACCTCGTGGAGACGATCGACGATCTGGTCGCGGAAGGGGACTACGTGGTCGAGCGATTGACGCTGCGCGGCACCCACCTCGGGGAGTTCATGGGCGTCGCCCCCACAGGAAAGCCGGTTTCGTGGACCGCGATCGCCATCTACCGGCTGGAGGAGGGGCGGATCGCCGAGTGTTGGGTCGAGCCGAACCTCCTCGGTCTCGCGCTCCAGACGGGCGTGGTCTCGGTGCCCCGCGGGCTGTTGGCTTGA